One segment of Arthrobacter sp. MMS18-M83 DNA contains the following:
- a CDS encoding 4-(cytidine 5'-diphospho)-2-C-methyl-D-erythritol kinase encodes MNPAISGVNRGRFVARTVRVRAPGKVNVSLNVGPLRPDGYHSVASVYLAVSLYEEVAATSTEGQGITVSISPSSTLDLDGVDIPLDERNLAYKAAAIMRDVSEKATGVHLEITKRVPVAGGMGGGSADAAATLLACDALWNSGLSREELAHLAAELGADVPFSLLGGTAVGLGVGDELSPALAKAQMDWVLVCADYGLSTPEVFHALDRLRNAEGLDIPEPLEVDAKILQALRNGDPGALSKVLINDLQRASIELAPQLRDTIGLGESNGALAGIVSGSGPTVALLAHNPSAAQGLADDLRHLGHNALAVHGPVPGARIISDTLL; translated from the coding sequence ATGAATCCGGCAATCAGCGGTGTGAACCGCGGCCGCTTCGTCGCACGGACGGTTCGCGTCCGGGCGCCCGGCAAGGTGAACGTCTCCCTCAACGTTGGCCCGTTGCGGCCGGACGGCTACCACTCTGTCGCCAGCGTGTATCTCGCGGTGTCCCTGTATGAGGAAGTCGCCGCCACGAGCACTGAGGGGCAGGGAATCACGGTCAGCATCAGTCCATCAAGCACCCTGGACCTCGACGGGGTGGACATCCCCCTGGACGAGCGGAACCTGGCCTACAAAGCCGCCGCCATCATGAGGGACGTTTCGGAGAAGGCCACCGGTGTGCACTTGGAAATCACCAAGCGCGTCCCGGTCGCGGGAGGCATGGGGGGCGGCTCCGCTGATGCAGCGGCCACCCTGCTGGCCTGTGATGCCCTTTGGAACAGTGGCTTATCACGCGAAGAACTTGCCCATCTTGCGGCTGAGTTGGGCGCGGACGTGCCGTTCTCGCTGCTTGGAGGCACCGCCGTCGGGCTTGGCGTCGGCGACGAATTGTCACCGGCCCTTGCAAAAGCGCAAATGGACTGGGTCTTGGTCTGCGCCGACTACGGACTCTCCACGCCCGAGGTCTTCCACGCGCTGGACAGACTCCGGAATGCCGAGGGACTCGACATCCCCGAACCGCTCGAGGTCGATGCCAAGATCCTGCAGGCGCTGCGCAACGGAGATCCGGGCGCCCTGAGCAAGGTCCTCATCAACGACCTCCAACGCGCCTCGATCGAGCTGGCTCCGCAATTGCGGGACACCATCGGGCTAGGGGAGTCGAACGGCGCCCTCGCAGGGATCGTTTCCGGTTCGGGCCCCACTGTGGCCTTGCTCGCGCACAACCCTTCCGCGGCCCAGGGACTCGCCGACGACCTGCGGCATCTGGGGCACAACGCCCTTGCTGTTCACGGACCGGTTCCCGGCGCACGGATCATCTCCGATACCCTCCTATGA
- the rsmA gene encoding 16S rRNA (adenine(1518)-N(6)/adenine(1519)-N(6))-dimethyltransferase RsmA: MTEPNSEHAAVAPLLGAADIRRLAEEIGVRPTKTLGQNFVIDGNTIRRIVSAARIDPQETVLEVGPGLGSLTLGLLDAAKTVVAVEIDPVLAGKLPETVREWRPDSVDDFHLVLSDAMKVTELPVQPTALVANLPYNVAVPVVLHLLQHFPSLQHGLVMVQDEVADRLAAGPGSKIYGVPSVKAAWYGHMRKAGVIGMNVFWPAPKIHSGLVSFTRGAPPATHATREQVFAVIDAAFAQRRKTLRAALAGWAGSAAEAERFIVAAGVDPTARGEVLDINGFVRIAEARHPLDA, translated from the coding sequence GTGACTGAACCGAATTCCGAACACGCCGCCGTCGCACCCCTTCTGGGGGCTGCGGACATCCGACGGCTCGCCGAAGAAATCGGTGTCCGCCCAACCAAAACCCTCGGCCAGAACTTTGTCATTGACGGCAACACCATCCGGAGGATCGTCTCCGCCGCCCGTATTGATCCCCAAGAAACCGTCTTGGAGGTCGGACCGGGGCTGGGTTCGTTGACGCTCGGCCTGCTCGACGCCGCCAAAACAGTTGTCGCCGTCGAAATCGATCCCGTATTGGCCGGCAAGTTGCCGGAGACGGTCCGCGAGTGGCGCCCGGACTCGGTGGATGATTTCCACCTTGTCCTTTCCGACGCCATGAAGGTCACCGAGCTTCCCGTGCAGCCCACCGCCCTCGTGGCCAATCTGCCCTACAACGTGGCGGTGCCCGTGGTCCTGCACCTCCTGCAGCATTTCCCGAGCTTGCAACACGGGCTCGTCATGGTCCAGGACGAGGTGGCGGACCGGCTGGCTGCGGGCCCGGGTTCCAAAATCTACGGTGTCCCGTCGGTCAAAGCCGCTTGGTACGGACACATGCGCAAGGCCGGAGTAATTGGCATGAATGTCTTCTGGCCGGCCCCGAAGATCCATTCCGGACTGGTGTCCTTTACGCGCGGCGCGCCACCGGCAACACACGCCACCCGCGAGCAGGTTTTCGCCGTCATCGATGCCGCGTTTGCCCAGCGCCGAAAGACGCTCCGAGCGGCCTTGGCAGGCTGGGCAGGAAGCGCGGCCGAAGCCGAACGTTTCATCGTGGCCGCCGGCGTTGATCCGACTGCCCGCGGAGAGGTCCTCGATATCAACGGGTTTGTCCGCATCGCCGAGGCCCGCCACCCCCTGGACGCATGA
- a CDS encoding resuscitation-promoting factor gives MVKFFTTGGKFSFVKVGAQLLVLSALVLGVVAFTGSNKSVTLNVDGKVSSVQTFGNTVDQVVKAAKVDLKAEDRVSPALDASVQNGSIINVNLAKAVTVSLDGAQRTVNTTAPNVEGLVSELGVASASAVSQPKDTQLAVSGSFVSIMTPKAISLIVDGQSSAKTTTAADVGTVLSDAGVVLGPNDRVSQPNSAPVVQNMVIKVSRVDTSKTATETENVPFDTVTTQDPAQFTDQKTVTQEGVLGLLSKKFKLVLVDGREASRTLVSSDVTVNPVSAKVTVGTKERPKPAAAAAVASGPTGAPNEAMWDKVAQCESGGNWAINTGNGYYGGLQFDIQTWIGSGGGAYAPNAAAASKAQQIDIANRVYAQRGLGPWGCGWAASR, from the coding sequence ATGGTTAAGTTCTTCACCACGGGCGGCAAGTTCAGTTTCGTCAAAGTCGGTGCGCAGCTGCTGGTGCTTTCGGCACTGGTGCTCGGTGTGGTTGCTTTTACAGGCAGCAACAAGTCAGTCACCCTCAACGTCGACGGCAAAGTGAGTTCCGTCCAGACCTTCGGCAACACAGTTGACCAAGTGGTCAAGGCAGCCAAGGTCGATCTGAAGGCTGAAGACCGGGTTTCCCCGGCTTTGGACGCCTCGGTGCAGAACGGTTCCATCATCAACGTCAACCTGGCCAAGGCCGTCACCGTCAGCCTTGACGGCGCACAGCGGACGGTCAACACTACGGCTCCCAACGTCGAGGGGCTCGTTTCTGAACTCGGCGTCGCGAGCGCATCGGCCGTCTCCCAGCCAAAAGACACCCAGCTGGCAGTTTCCGGATCGTTCGTCTCGATCATGACCCCTAAGGCGATCAGCCTGATCGTGGATGGTCAAAGCTCGGCAAAGACCACGACGGCGGCTGACGTCGGCACCGTCCTCAGCGACGCCGGCGTCGTGCTCGGCCCGAACGACCGCGTTTCGCAACCCAACTCGGCCCCCGTTGTCCAGAACATGGTGATCAAGGTTTCCCGTGTGGACACCAGCAAGACCGCCACCGAGACGGAAAACGTTCCCTTCGATACCGTCACCACGCAAGACCCGGCTCAGTTCACAGACCAGAAGACCGTGACCCAGGAAGGCGTCCTCGGGCTGCTCAGCAAGAAGTTCAAGCTCGTCCTGGTGGATGGTCGTGAAGCGTCCCGGACCCTGGTCTCCTCGGACGTCACCGTTAACCCTGTTTCCGCGAAGGTGACTGTCGGAACCAAGGAGCGCCCCAAGCCTGCTGCCGCCGCGGCAGTTGCCTCCGGACCTACTGGCGCACCGAACGAGGCCATGTGGGACAAGGTTGCCCAGTGCGAGTCCGGTGGAAACTGGGCCATCAACACGGGCAACGGCTACTACGGCGGCCTGCAGTTCGACATCCAGACCTGGATCGGCTCCGGCGGTGGTGCCTACGCTCCCAACGCAGCCGCCGCCAGCAAGGCCCAGCAGATTGACATCGCCAACCGCGTCTACGCGCAGCGCGGCCTCGGACCGTGGGGCTGCGGCTGGGCAGCTTCCCGCTAA
- a CDS encoding TatD family hydrolase → MCNSLPPAPYRAPETGDSRKEYPPAPEPLPVPVMDNHTHLDFRHGLLDVAVADALDAAEAVGVQGAVQVGCDLESSRFTVQALDADRRLLGAVAIHPNDAPVYAGRGELESALAEIEELAAHPRVRAIGETGLDFFRTHGDGLVHQRHSFRRHIDIAKRLDLTLQIHDRDAHDDVVQVLREEGAPERVVFHCFSGDAELARICNTNGWYMSFAGTMTFKNAANLRDALAIADPELVLVETDSPFLTPHPHRGRPNASYMVPYTVRSMAEVTGTELSTLCSQLAQNTVATYGSWD, encoded by the coding sequence ATGTGCAACTCCCTCCCACCGGCTCCCTACCGTGCGCCTGAAACCGGCGACTCCCGTAAGGAATACCCGCCGGCTCCCGAGCCGCTGCCGGTCCCGGTGATGGACAACCACACGCATCTCGACTTCCGGCACGGCCTGCTGGACGTAGCCGTCGCGGATGCTTTGGACGCCGCCGAAGCCGTGGGGGTCCAGGGTGCCGTGCAAGTGGGCTGCGACCTCGAGTCATCGCGGTTCACGGTCCAAGCGCTGGACGCGGACCGGCGTCTCCTCGGGGCAGTCGCCATCCACCCCAACGACGCTCCGGTCTACGCCGGCCGCGGAGAGCTGGAATCAGCGCTCGCGGAGATCGAAGAACTTGCGGCCCATCCGAGGGTCCGCGCGATCGGCGAAACCGGGCTTGATTTCTTCCGCACCCACGGCGACGGCCTGGTGCACCAGCGCCACTCTTTCCGCCGCCACATCGACATCGCGAAGAGGCTTGATCTCACCCTCCAGATCCACGACCGTGACGCCCATGACGACGTCGTCCAGGTGCTCCGGGAAGAGGGCGCCCCGGAGCGGGTGGTGTTCCATTGCTTCTCGGGTGATGCGGAACTGGCGCGGATATGCAACACGAACGGCTGGTACATGTCCTTTGCCGGCACCATGACCTTCAAGAACGCCGCAAACCTGAGAGACGCGCTCGCCATCGCAGATCCGGAACTCGTACTCGTAGAAACCGACTCCCCGTTCCTGACGCCGCATCCCCACCGGGGCCGCCCCAACGCGAGCTACATGGTGCCTTACACGGTCCGTTCCATGGCTGAAGTGACCGGAACCGAGCTCTCCACCCTGTGTTCCCAACTGGCCCAAAACACGGTGGCAACCTACGGATCGTGGGACTGA
- a CDS encoding AAA family ATPase, producing MDSKRHGTVDEPLLRDEAVVALPPERETLNGHKLPVMDPSQFHAASEKILAAINKVIDGKAEAAKLALTVLLAQGHLLVEDVPGVGKTLLAKTLARTIDCKVSRIQFTPDLLPSDVTGVSIYNQSSRQFEFRMGAVFANIVIGDEINRASAKTQSALLECMEEHQVTVDGHSYQLAEPFMVVATQNPIEMEGTYPLPEAQRDRFMARISMGYPDKLSEIEMLETHQAVSPLAKVTPVVTSSDVAAMIATVQQVFVSQAVKEYTVALGRATRDSARLRLGASPRSLLQLLRAAKATAALDGRNFVLPDDVISVAESVLAHRIILDRKAASSGDTPQSIIRAILASLPVSQDAGAERRGS from the coding sequence ATGGATTCAAAGCGACACGGTACCGTTGATGAGCCATTGCTGCGGGACGAGGCTGTTGTCGCCTTGCCGCCCGAACGCGAGACCCTCAACGGCCACAAGCTGCCGGTCATGGATCCTTCGCAATTCCACGCTGCGAGCGAGAAGATCCTGGCGGCAATCAACAAAGTCATCGACGGCAAAGCCGAAGCCGCCAAACTTGCCCTGACCGTGCTCCTCGCCCAGGGCCACCTGCTCGTGGAGGATGTGCCTGGCGTCGGCAAGACCCTGCTCGCCAAGACCCTGGCACGCACCATCGATTGCAAAGTCAGCCGGATCCAGTTCACCCCGGACCTTCTTCCTTCGGATGTCACGGGCGTCTCCATCTACAACCAGTCATCACGGCAGTTCGAGTTCCGGATGGGCGCGGTGTTCGCCAACATCGTGATCGGAGACGAAATCAATCGGGCCTCCGCCAAAACCCAGTCCGCCCTGCTCGAATGCATGGAAGAACACCAGGTGACAGTGGACGGCCATTCCTACCAGCTGGCCGAGCCGTTCATGGTGGTTGCGACGCAGAACCCCATCGAAATGGAAGGAACGTATCCACTGCCTGAGGCGCAGCGGGACCGTTTCATGGCCCGCATCTCGATGGGCTACCCGGACAAGCTCTCCGAGATCGAGATGCTCGAGACGCACCAGGCGGTCTCACCACTCGCGAAAGTCACCCCCGTGGTCACTTCCTCGGATGTCGCCGCCATGATCGCCACGGTGCAGCAGGTCTTCGTCTCCCAAGCCGTCAAGGAATACACGGTTGCCTTGGGGCGGGCCACGCGGGACAGCGCGCGCCTGCGTCTCGGAGCCAGCCCGCGCTCCCTGCTGCAACTACTGCGGGCCGCCAAGGCGACTGCCGCCCTTGACGGACGGAATTTCGTCCTTCCGGACGACGTCATTTCCGTGGCCGAATCGGTCTTGGCGCACCGCATCATCCTTGACCGCAAGGCCGCGAGTTCCGGTGACACTCCGCAAAGCATCATCCGGGCGATCCTGGCCTCGCTCCCGGTAAGCCAGGACGCTGGCGCGGAACGCCGCGGCAGCTAG
- a CDS encoding DUF58 domain-containing protein, whose protein sequence is MALMDLLPKHLFTNRGWGLLASGVGALLLAQIMGRRDLLALGILLIVLPLVSLAGVRILKPRFQVFREFNPSSVETSSTATVRLAVARTGAATGPVIMEEQLSPRFGEPPAFRFPARSASGGTSRYEYHLRSGKRGQFRIGPVTAEFCDPFGLSLHRHAIDDGDILTVTPSAVELPATGLAGARGNDGVTATRIRANPSDDDVMTREYRHGDPMRRVHWAATARHGELMVRQEESVTTPEATIIMDQRYSAFVSGSGATFGPAHEDAFELVSSDNFEWVVTAAMSISAHLADRNYSLRFLDAAGNPAFRNSHSAPDPETEEFSGLCGLQSIAESLAAIQLTGARHVHGERRREAADVVDGVEAPFDDHLMDKLAAHRLRGPLLALLGNMPLAEARALAPAAGYGANAFALVVTDHPHHAQPIIEALKLGGWRAVAVSSRTDLPAAWAGFDQGEILAAAAAAMDVRRGAAVPR, encoded by the coding sequence ATGGCACTGATGGATCTACTTCCCAAGCATCTGTTCACCAACCGTGGCTGGGGGCTGCTGGCCAGCGGCGTTGGCGCCCTGCTCCTGGCCCAAATCATGGGCAGGCGCGACCTGCTGGCCCTCGGTATACTGCTGATAGTGCTGCCGCTGGTGTCCCTTGCCGGGGTTCGCATCCTCAAGCCGCGCTTTCAGGTGTTCCGCGAATTCAATCCGTCTTCCGTTGAAACATCTTCCACGGCAACAGTGCGGCTGGCCGTGGCACGGACCGGCGCAGCCACTGGCCCGGTGATCATGGAAGAGCAGTTGTCGCCGCGCTTCGGCGAACCTCCTGCCTTCCGCTTTCCCGCCCGTTCCGCTTCCGGCGGCACGAGCCGGTACGAATACCATTTGCGCTCGGGCAAGCGCGGCCAGTTCAGGATCGGTCCGGTCACCGCCGAGTTCTGCGATCCCTTTGGCTTGTCGCTGCACCGGCACGCGATCGACGACGGCGACATCCTCACCGTGACGCCTTCCGCCGTCGAGCTCCCCGCCACGGGCCTCGCAGGGGCACGCGGAAACGACGGCGTGACCGCCACACGAATCCGTGCGAATCCCAGCGACGACGATGTCATGACCCGCGAATATCGGCATGGCGACCCCATGCGCCGTGTCCACTGGGCAGCGACCGCGCGGCACGGGGAACTCATGGTGCGGCAGGAAGAGTCCGTGACTACGCCTGAGGCGACCATCATTATGGACCAGCGCTATTCCGCCTTTGTTTCGGGTTCGGGGGCCACCTTCGGTCCGGCCCATGAAGACGCCTTCGAACTGGTCAGCAGCGACAACTTCGAGTGGGTCGTGACGGCGGCCATGTCGATCAGCGCCCACCTTGCCGATCGGAACTACTCGCTGAGGTTCCTCGACGCCGCCGGGAATCCGGCATTCCGCAACTCCCACTCGGCCCCGGATCCCGAAACCGAGGAATTCAGCGGCTTGTGCGGCCTGCAATCCATTGCCGAGAGCCTGGCCGCAATTCAGCTCACCGGCGCACGGCATGTCCATGGCGAGCGCCGCAGGGAGGCCGCCGACGTCGTTGACGGTGTTGAGGCGCCCTTCGACGACCACCTGATGGATAAACTGGCGGCACACCGCCTGCGCGGCCCCCTTCTCGCGTTGCTCGGAAATATGCCGCTCGCCGAGGCCCGTGCCTTGGCGCCCGCCGCCGGCTACGGAGCCAATGCCTTCGCACTGGTGGTCACGGACCATCCCCACCATGCCCAGCCGATCATCGAAGCCTTGAAGCTGGGCGGCTGGCGGGCCGTCGCCGTCAGCTCGAGAACGGATCTTCCTGCCGCATGGGCAGGTTTCGATCAAGGAGAGATTCTCGCGGCCGCTGCCGCAGCGATGGACGTCCGGCGCGGAGCGGCGGTGCCGCGATGA
- a CDS encoding transglutaminase TgpA family protein, with protein sequence MTTTSRHETPGRTPRSASTSTGEGGASSGGPGKVPRARKPGPRAYPWAMSAAIAIAVLGTALSLNGVFRGWAWLVPAITTVCTVAMTLAVLRALRAHALLITLGGLVSLAFILTSTFFRQQSIAGFVPSGETYAQFGKFLKRAGETVVSETAPVAPNAGIVFVACASLGLVVVLIDALAVPLGMPATSGLGLLAVLVFPATIKPQGAGLLGFLATAVGFILILGCSQWFAPDWRLQTDNPRGAGQLKRSTVIGAVALVLGLLLPLAVPGFERGTFPVGSRLNPWGVSNGLNPMITLGNSLRNPTGDGRITYATSSTAPVYLRSVTIDKFDGDTWAPDDREASRRIGPGRVAPDYPLPSDLVRQLTVIDTGQFTSPYLPVPYAPTAVNGLSGRWSWDPETLGIRAEDTNTRNQQYTVFSALPALTSATLSQDNARPTSISQDFIQVPNNVPDIVKNTAKTVTAGANDNYAKAMAIQSYLRSPKFSYSLQAPVQGGYDGNGLSVLADFLEQKSGYCVHFASAMAVMARLSGIPSRIAVGYAPGHSTGVTVAVAGQEPLPEFAVDARDAHAWPELYFEGAGWVAFEPTPSRGVVPPYAAEPTSEGGQSTNLHDENLTPGSVTPQPGAPTVPPLAGPGVGGTTSAGSATLLDVVAGALLVAVLAALPRLVRSGIRARRLKPPLTRRNGSGGRVRPAPPSDGPVLAWAELRDLATDYGVPPVPSETPRHFAARLRNSTALGAPAASPSGAADDAGQQAVALLTVDFERQRYGPPTDPAADGATEQANATAAGRIAAVRAALRRNATWFATFRADWFPRSLMSRWFQLVWTPFRWLGGISVAAARRVAASWQSLFGSIRWRR encoded by the coding sequence ATGACAACCACCTCCCGGCACGAGACTCCAGGACGGACTCCACGTTCGGCGTCGACGAGCACCGGCGAGGGAGGAGCTTCCTCCGGTGGCCCGGGGAAGGTACCCCGCGCCCGAAAGCCGGGGCCCCGAGCCTACCCGTGGGCTATGTCCGCGGCCATCGCTATCGCCGTCCTCGGGACAGCGCTCTCGCTCAATGGTGTCTTCAGGGGCTGGGCTTGGTTAGTTCCTGCGATCACCACGGTGTGTACCGTCGCAATGACGCTGGCTGTTCTCCGTGCATTAAGGGCGCACGCGCTTCTCATCACTTTGGGCGGGCTCGTCTCGTTGGCGTTCATCCTGACCTCCACCTTCTTCCGCCAACAGAGCATCGCGGGCTTCGTGCCCTCCGGTGAGACATATGCCCAGTTCGGCAAGTTCCTGAAACGCGCGGGCGAAACTGTCGTCTCGGAGACTGCTCCCGTGGCCCCGAACGCCGGAATCGTGTTTGTCGCGTGCGCGAGCCTGGGCTTGGTGGTTGTCCTCATCGATGCATTGGCGGTTCCACTCGGAATGCCTGCCACAAGCGGTTTGGGTCTTCTGGCCGTCCTCGTTTTCCCGGCCACCATCAAGCCGCAAGGCGCGGGGCTGCTCGGGTTCCTTGCCACTGCCGTCGGTTTCATCCTGATCCTGGGGTGCAGCCAGTGGTTCGCGCCGGATTGGCGGCTACAGACTGACAATCCGCGCGGCGCGGGGCAGCTCAAGCGATCGACGGTGATCGGTGCCGTGGCCCTGGTTCTCGGGCTGCTGCTGCCCTTGGCGGTTCCAGGCTTCGAGCGCGGAACGTTTCCGGTGGGCTCGCGCCTGAACCCCTGGGGCGTCTCCAACGGCTTGAACCCGATGATCACGCTCGGCAACAGCCTGCGGAATCCTACTGGCGACGGCCGCATCACCTACGCCACGAGTTCCACTGCCCCCGTTTACCTGCGTTCTGTCACTATTGACAAGTTCGACGGCGATACCTGGGCGCCGGACGACCGCGAAGCTTCCCGGCGCATCGGCCCCGGCCGGGTGGCACCGGACTATCCGCTCCCCTCCGATTTGGTGCGCCAGCTGACGGTGATAGATACCGGGCAGTTCACCAGTCCCTACCTGCCGGTTCCTTATGCTCCAACGGCCGTGAACGGGCTGAGCGGACGCTGGTCCTGGGATCCCGAAACCCTCGGCATCCGCGCCGAGGATACCAACACGCGGAACCAGCAGTACACGGTATTTTCGGCGTTGCCAGCCCTGACCTCAGCGACGTTGAGCCAGGACAATGCCCGGCCCACGTCCATCTCGCAGGATTTCATCCAAGTGCCAAACAACGTTCCGGACATTGTGAAGAACACGGCCAAGACCGTGACTGCTGGCGCCAACGACAACTACGCCAAGGCGATGGCGATCCAGAGCTATCTACGCTCGCCGAAGTTCAGCTACTCCCTACAGGCTCCGGTCCAGGGCGGTTATGACGGCAACGGCTTGTCCGTGCTGGCGGATTTCCTCGAACAGAAGAGCGGCTATTGCGTCCACTTCGCGTCGGCCATGGCCGTCATGGCGCGGCTGTCCGGAATCCCGAGCCGCATCGCCGTGGGCTACGCGCCGGGCCACTCCACCGGCGTTACCGTTGCCGTCGCAGGTCAGGAACCCCTGCCGGAGTTCGCGGTGGATGCCCGTGACGCCCACGCCTGGCCCGAACTCTATTTCGAAGGCGCTGGTTGGGTCGCCTTTGAACCGACCCCTTCGCGCGGTGTGGTCCCACCCTATGCGGCCGAACCGACGTCGGAGGGCGGCCAGAGCACCAATCTGCACGACGAAAACCTGACCCCGGGGTCCGTGACCCCCCAGCCGGGCGCCCCGACGGTACCGCCCCTTGCCGGACCCGGCGTTGGAGGGACCACGTCCGCGGGCTCCGCAACCTTGCTGGACGTCGTCGCCGGGGCGCTCCTTGTGGCGGTATTGGCAGCCCTCCCGCGGCTGGTCCGCTCCGGCATCAGGGCGCGGCGCCTGAAACCGCCACTGACCCGGCGGAACGGTTCCGGGGGCCGCGTCAGGCCGGCCCCACCCAGCGATGGTCCTGTATTGGCGTGGGCCGAGCTTCGGGACCTCGCCACCGACTACGGCGTACCACCGGTGCCCAGCGAAACGCCGCGGCACTTCGCGGCACGATTGCGCAACTCAACTGCACTTGGAGCGCCGGCCGCTTCGCCGTCGGGAGCCGCCGACGACGCCGGGCAGCAGGCGGTTGCGTTGCTCACCGTCGACTTCGAGCGGCAACGTTACGGTCCCCCGACGGATCCAGCGGCGGACGGCGCAACGGAGCAAGCAAACGCGACAGCAGCGGGCAGGATCGCCGCTGTCCGTGCCGCACTGCGGCGCAATGCCACGTGGTTCGCAACCTTCCGCGCGGACTGGTTCCCGCGGTCCTTGATGTCCCGGTGGTTCCAACTCGTATGGACGCCGTTCCGCTGGCTGGGTGGCATTTCAGTGGCGGCAGCACGCCGGGTGGCGGCATCCTGGCAAAGCCTCTTCGGCTCCATCCGCTGGCGGCGTTGA
- a CDS encoding NAD-dependent succinate-semialdehyde dehydrogenase yields MTVTADRESELLASVPTGLLINGQWLPAASGKTFDVEDPSTGKVLMSISDAGVEDGAAALDAAAAAQASWARTAPRERGEILRRAFELVTARAEDFALLMTLEMGKPLAEARGEVAYGAEFLRWFSEEAVRVSGRYSAAPDGKNRILVQKKPVGPCLLITPWNFPLAMATRKIAPAVAAGCTMVLKPANLTPLTSLLFAQVMQEAGLPAGVLNVIQTSTAGAVTGPLIKDDRLRKISFTGSTAVGQSLMREAADKVLRSSMELGGNAPFVVFEDADLDKAVEGAVAAKMRNMGEACTAANRFIVHDSIADSFADKFAAKIAALNTARGTEPDSTVGPLIDGKARNGVHALVSDAVANGAIAVTGGAPVDGPGYFYQPTVLKNVSADARILKEEIFGPVAPIITFKSEDEAIKLANNTEYGLVAYVYTKDLNRGLRVSERIETGMLGLNAGVISNAAAPFGGVKQSGLGREGGFEGIEEYLTTQYVGIADPYAD; encoded by the coding sequence GTGACTGTTACCGCCGATCGCGAAAGCGAACTTCTTGCGTCCGTTCCCACCGGGCTTCTCATCAACGGACAGTGGCTGCCTGCGGCGTCCGGCAAGACGTTCGACGTCGAGGATCCCTCGACGGGCAAGGTGCTCATGAGCATCTCCGACGCCGGAGTGGAGGACGGCGCCGCGGCGCTGGACGCTGCTGCTGCAGCCCAGGCCTCCTGGGCCCGTACCGCTCCCCGCGAGCGTGGCGAAATCCTGCGCCGCGCCTTCGAGCTGGTCACGGCACGCGCCGAGGACTTCGCCCTGCTCATGACCTTGGAAATGGGCAAGCCCTTGGCCGAAGCCCGCGGCGAAGTAGCCTATGGCGCGGAGTTCCTGCGCTGGTTCTCCGAGGAAGCCGTCCGTGTCAGCGGCCGCTACTCCGCGGCCCCGGACGGCAAGAACCGCATCCTGGTCCAGAAGAAGCCTGTTGGTCCCTGCCTGCTGATCACCCCGTGGAACTTCCCGCTGGCCATGGCTACCCGCAAGATTGCCCCCGCGGTTGCCGCCGGCTGCACCATGGTGCTCAAGCCCGCCAACCTGACCCCGCTGACCAGCCTGCTCTTCGCGCAGGTCATGCAGGAAGCCGGCCTCCCCGCAGGCGTGCTCAACGTTATCCAGACCTCCACGGCAGGCGCAGTCACAGGGCCCCTCATCAAGGACGACCGCCTGCGCAAGATCTCCTTCACGGGTTCCACCGCCGTCGGGCAGTCCCTCATGCGCGAAGCCGCCGACAAGGTCCTCCGCAGCTCCATGGAACTCGGCGGCAACGCCCCGTTCGTGGTCTTCGAGGACGCCGACCTGGACAAGGCCGTCGAAGGCGCCGTGGCCGCCAAGATGCGCAACATGGGCGAGGCCTGCACGGCCGCCAACCGCTTCATTGTGCACGACTCCATCGCCGATTCCTTCGCCGACAAATTCGCTGCCAAGATCGCCGCACTCAACACGGCCCGTGGCACTGAGCCGGACTCCACTGTTGGCCCGCTGATCGACGGCAAGGCCCGCAACGGAGTGCACGCCTTGGTGTCCGACGCCGTTGCCAACGGCGCAATTGCCGTCACCGGCGGTGCCCCGGTAGATGGCCCCGGCTACTTCTACCAGCCCACCGTGCTCAAGAATGTCTCCGCGGACGCCCGCATCCTGAAGGAAGAAATCTTCGGACCGGTGGCCCCGATCATCACCTTCAAGAGCGAAGACGAAGCCATCAAGCTGGCCAACAACACCGAATACGGCCTGGTCGCCTACGTCTACACCAAGGACCTGAACCGGGGCCTGCGCGTCAGTGAAAGGATCGAGACCGGCATGCTCGGCCTCAACGCCGGCGTCATCTCCAACGCAGCGGCGCCCTTCGGTGGTGTGAAGCAGTCCGGCCTGGGCCGTGAAGGCGGCTTCGAAGGCATCGAGGAATACCTCACTACCCAGTACGTCGGCATCGCTGATCCTTACGCCGACTAG